The following are encoded together in the Mus musculus strain NOD/MrkTac chromosome 17 genomic contig, GRCm38.p6 alternate locus group NOD/MrkTac MMCHR17_NOD_IDD1 genome:
- the Lta gene encoding lymphotoxin-alpha precursor produces MTLLGRLHLLRVLGTPPVFLLGLLLALPLGAQGLSGVRFSAARTAHPLPQKHLTHGILKPAAHLVGYPSKQNSLLWRASTDRAFLRHGFSLSNNSLLIPTSGLYFVYSQVVFSGESCSPRAIPTPIYLAHEVQLFSSQYPFHVPLLSAQKSVYPGLQGPWVRSMYQGAVFLLSKGDQLSTHTDGISHLHFSPSSVFFGAFAL; encoded by the exons ATGACACTGCTCGGCCGTCTCCACCTCTTGAGGGTGCTTGGCAcccctcctgtcttcctcctggGGCTGCTGCTGGCCCTGCCTCTAGGGGCCCAG GGACTCTCTGGTGTCCGCTTCTCCGCTGCCAGGACAGCCCATCCACTCCCTCAGAAGCACTTGACCCATGGCATCCTGAAACCTGCTGCTCACCTTGTTG GGTACCCCAGCAAGCAGAACTCACTGCTCTGGAGAGCAAGCACGGATCGTGCCTTTCTCCGACATGGCTTCTCTTTGAGCAACAACTCCCTCCTGATCCCCACCAGTGGCCTCTACTTTGTCTACTCCCAGGTGGTTTTCTCTGGAGAAAGCTGCTCCCCCAGGGCCATTCCCACTCCCATCTACCTGGCACACGAGGTCCAGCTCTTTTCCTCCCAATACCCCTTCCATGTGCCTCTCCTCAGTGCGCAGAAGTCTGTGTATCCGGGACTTCAAGGACCGTGGGTGCGCTCAATGTACCAGGGGGCTGTGTTCCTGCTCAGTAAGGGAGACCAGCTGTCCACCCACACCGACGGCATCTCCCATCTACACTTCAGCCCCAGCAGTGTATTCTTTGGAGCCTTTGCACTGTAG